GCCGCCGAGCGGGTGGCCGAGGGCGATCGCGCCGCCGTTGGGGTTCACGACCTTCGGGTCGGCGCCGATGTCGGCCAGCCAGGCCAGCGGCACGGAGGCGAACGCCTCGTTGACCTCGAAGGCGCCGATGTCGTCGAGCTTCAGGCCGGCCTTCGCCAGCACCTTCCGCGTGGCGGGGATCGGCGCGGTCAGCATGATCACCGGGTCGGTGCCGGCGAGGACGGCGGTGTGCACCCGGACGAGCGGGCGCAGACCCAGCTCGGCGGCCTTCTCGCTGGTCGTCATCAGCAGCGCCGCCGAGCCGTCGGAGATCTGGGACGAGTTCGCCGCCGTGATCACGCCGTCCGGCCTGAAGGCGGTCCGGAGCTGGGCGAGGCCCTCGACCGTGCCGCCGCGGCGGATGCCCTCGTCCTTGCTGACCACGGTGCCGTCGGCCAGGGTGACCGGGAGGATCTGCCCGTCGAAGCGGCCGTCGTCCTGCGCCGCCGCGGCCCGCTCGTGCGAGAGGATCGCGAACTCGTCGAGCTGGGTCCGGGACAGGCCCCAGCGCTGCGCGATCATCTCGGCGCCGATGCCCTGGTCCGGGAAGACACCGTTGTAGCGGGCCAGGTACCGCTCGCCGAAGGGGACCTTGCCCTGCAGGGAGGAGCCCATCGGCACCCGGGACATCGACTCGACACCGCCGGCGACGACCACGTCGTACTGCCCGGCGATCAGCCCGGCGGCGGCGAAGTGCACCGCCTGCTGGCTCGACCCGCACTGCCGGTCGACGGTCACACCGGTGACGGTCTCCGGCCAGCCGGCGCCGAGCGCGGCGTTGCGGGCGATGTCGAAGGTCTGCTCGCCCACCTGGCCGACGCAGCCCCACACCACGTCGTCCACCACGGCCGGGTCGACGCCGGCCCGCTCCGCGAGGCTCGCCAGCACGTGCGCCGAGAGATCCGTCGGATGCACACCCGACAGGGACCCATTGCGCTTACCGGTCGGCGTGCGGAGAGCCTCCACGATCACCGCGTCACGCATGACAGTCGCTCCTCAGAATCGGTACAGCTACTCGCTGGGTTCTCACCAGGGATCCGGCGCACAGGATCCCGCCACCCGCCGGGTGCGCGCGACGCGGAACGGGCGTGAGGCCCGTGGCAGCCACCATGACGGCGAGCCATTGGGAAGTAAACGTACACTTTCTTAGTGTCCGCGGCCATCCTCCGGGAGCCACGCCGAATCTCCTCAGTGTCCAGAACGCCTGGGCGGCACGGGGTAATCCGGGCCCGCCCCGAGCTCCTCCCCGGCCCACGCGAGGTCCGGGACCTCAGGTCCGTCCGGCTCGCGGACCACCATCCTGGCCGGTCTCCCGCGCCGCCGGGACGAGATCCCGGGAGCAGGTCACCGTCGCGCCGCGCAGCTCGTAGCTCATCAGCCCGTCGCACCAGGTCATGTCCGGGACGCGCGCGAGGCGCAGGTCGGGCAGGCGCATCAGCCGGTCCAGGAACACCCGGGTCTCGCCGATCGCCACCTGCGCGCCGGGGCAGCGGTGACTGCCGTCGCCGAAGCTCAGGTAGGAGCCGACCCCCTTCAACCGCCGGGCCCGGTCCGGGTCGAGCGCGTGCGGGCACTCGCCGACCGTCTCCGGGTCGACGTTCGCGGCGCGGATGCTCACGGCGAGCAGCTCGCCCTCCCGCACGGAGCCCACCCCGAGGTCGGCGTCCGCGGTCGCGCGCCGGTGCAGCATGGCGGCGACCGGCTCGAGGCGCAGGATCTCCTCGATGATCGCGGTCTGGTCGGCCTCGTCGCCCGCGGTGAACCGGGCGCGGAGCGCGTCGTCGTCGAACAGGTGCCAGGCCACCATCACGATGAGCTCACGGGTGGTCACCATCCCGGCGACCGCGTAGGTCATGCACTCGATCAGGATCGCCCTGTCGGGGTAGCCCTCGTCGATCAGGTGCGAGATGACGTCGTCCCGCCGCTCCCGGCGGCGCGACCTGATCGCGGGGCGGACGTCGCGCAGGAAGAACCGCATCGCGTGGACGGCGGTCAGCGCCTGGGCCCCGACCCGGATGGCGGGATGCATCCCGCGCAGCCGGGTGCCGAGCAGGGTCGCCTGGATGCGCCGCGCCATCGCGGCCTGGTCGCTGTCCGTCAGGCCGACGATCTCCGCCGCCACGGCGACGGCGAGCTGATAGCTCAGCTCGTCGAGCCGCCCGCCGCCGTTCGCCCGTAACCGGGCGAGCAGCTCGTCGGACGTCCGCTCCATGACCAGGCGGTGCCGGGTGCTGATGGCCTTGGGAGTGAAGAAGCGCGCGATCGCCGTCCGCCGCCGCCGGTGCTCCTCCCCGTCGAGGAAGAAGACCGGGCCGTGCTCGCCGCCGCCCGCCTGCAGCTGCTCGGAGCCGGCGCCCGCCTGCAGCATCGTCGCGCTGCGCAGGATGGCCCGGCCGAAGCCGAAGCCGCTCACGACCCGCGCCCCGGCGTCGGCGCGCACCCGCTGGGCGGCCAGCGCCGCCGACTTGCGGTCGTCACGGGTCGGGTCCATCGGGCACTTGGGAAGTTCGGTGGTCGTCACAGCCGGCTCCAGACGCTCACGAAGAGGGGCCCGAGGACACGAACGCGCGGATCACGGTGGACGGCGGAGCCGGGCCCACGGCGCTCGCGCCTCGTCAGGCGCAGCGTAACCCATTTCATGCACGGAGTCTTGCGTGAATCAGGGCCCGGTCGGGCCCGGACCTGATCGGTCGATTCGAGGCCCTTATGCGCGCCGAACGGCTGGCCGGCCGCGGACACAATGGCCACCGAGTTCCGCCGGCCCGAGCACCCCGTGGGGAGCCCTGTATGAGCACCGTCCAGACACCGTTGGCGGCTCCGCCCCTGTTGGCCGCGCTCACCGCCGCGCGCCGGATCGACCCGTACCCCACCTACCGGGCCATCCGCGAGTCCGACCCGCTGCCCGCGCTCGAGCTCGCCGGTCGCCGGATCACCCTGGTCACCCGGCACGCCGACGCCAGCGCCGTGTTCCAGAACCCGGCCTTCGGGCACGGGCACCGGGAGAACATCAGCCCCTTCCGCCCCGACGGCGACACCGACGACGGGCTGGACTCGCTGCTGCGGGCGGACCCTCCGCACCACACCAGGCTGCGCCGGCTGGCCAGCCGGGCCGTCACCCCGAGCGCCCTCGCGACGCTCACCGCCGACATCACCGCGTTCGTCACCACGCTCCTGGACGCCGCCCTGGCCGCCGGTGAGGTCGACGCCGTCACCGCGCTGGCCCAGCCGACCCCGCTGCGGGTGATCTGTCACCTGCTCGGCATTCCGGCCGCCGACGAACCGGTGTTCGGTGCCTGGGCGGCGGCGCTGATCCGCGGCATCGACCCGGACTTCCTGCTCACACCAGACGACATCGCCGCCCGCCGGCAGGCCCAACGCGAGATGGACGACTATTTCCGGCGCCTGATCGCGCGGGTCCGGACCAGCCCGGGAACGGACCTTCTCAGCCAGCTGGTCGAGATCCACCTCGGGGACGACACGCTGAGCGAGAGCGAGATCCTCGCCCTGTGCGCCGTGATGCTGGTCGCCGGGCAGGAGACCACGGCCAACCTCATCGCCAGCGGGATCCTCGCCCTGCTGCGCAACCCCGACCAGCTGGCGGTCCTGCGCGCGGACCCCGACCTCGTCCCCACCGCCGTGGACGAGATGCTGCGTCACGAGGCCCCGGTGCAGTTCCTCCCACGCACCGCCCTGCGCGACACCGAGCTCGGTGGACGGCCGTTCCGCCGCGGTGAGGGGGCCCTCGTGCTCGTCGGTTCGGCCCACCGCGACCCGGCGGCCTTCGCCGACCCGGACCGCTTCCTCGTCACCCGCTACGCCGCCGCCGCGGGCGGTTCGGCGGCCGGGGCCGCTCCGGTCGCCCGCCATTTCGGCTTCGGGCTGGGCATCCACTACTGCCTCGGCGCGGCCCTGGCCCGGCTGGAAACGGAGATCACCTTTCGGCTGCTCCTGGAGCGCACCAGCGGGCTCGCGCTGATCGGCGGCCCGCCGGTGTACCGCGACCAGAGCACCATCCGCGGGCTGCGGGAGCTGCCCGTCCGGCTTACCGCGTGAGGGACCGGGAGGATCAGTCGGACGTCTGGAAGTAGTGGCCCTGGTCGAGGTCCTCGACGAGGCCCTGCCGGGTCGGCTTCCAGTTCAGCAGTTCGCT
The Parafrankia discariae DNA segment above includes these coding regions:
- a CDS encoding thiolase family protein — encoded protein: MRDAVIVEALRTPTGKRNGSLSGVHPTDLSAHVLASLAERAGVDPAVVDDVVWGCVGQVGEQTFDIARNAALGAGWPETVTGVTVDRQCGSSQQAVHFAAAGLIAGQYDVVVAGGVESMSRVPMGSSLQGKVPFGERYLARYNGVFPDQGIGAEMIAQRWGLSRTQLDEFAILSHERAAAAQDDGRFDGQILPVTLADGTVVSKDEGIRRGGTVEGLAQLRTAFRPDGVITAANSSQISDGSAALLMTTSEKAAELGLRPLVRVHTAVLAGTDPVIMLTAPIPATRKVLAKAGLKLDDIGAFEVNEAFASVPLAWLADIGADPKVVNPNGGAIALGHPLGGSGARLMTTLIHHMRDNGIRYGLQTMCEGGGQANATILELL
- a CDS encoding cytochrome P450 produces the protein MTTTELPKCPMDPTRDDRKSAALAAQRVRADAGARVVSGFGFGRAILRSATMLQAGAGSEQLQAGGGEHGPVFFLDGEEHRRRRTAIARFFTPKAISTRHRLVMERTSDELLARLRANGGGRLDELSYQLAVAVAAEIVGLTDSDQAAMARRIQATLLGTRLRGMHPAIRVGAQALTAVHAMRFFLRDVRPAIRSRRRERRDDVISHLIDEGYPDRAILIECMTYAVAGMVTTRELIVMVAWHLFDDDALRARFTAGDEADQTAIIEEILRLEPVAAMLHRRATADADLGVGSVREGELLAVSIRAANVDPETVGECPHALDPDRARRLKGVGSYLSFGDGSHRCPGAQVAIGETRVFLDRLMRLPDLRLARVPDMTWCDGLMSYELRGATVTCSRDLVPAARETGQDGGPRAGRT
- a CDS encoding cytochrome P450 encodes the protein MSTVQTPLAAPPLLAALTAARRIDPYPTYRAIRESDPLPALELAGRRITLVTRHADASAVFQNPAFGHGHRENISPFRPDGDTDDGLDSLLRADPPHHTRLRRLASRAVTPSALATLTADITAFVTTLLDAALAAGEVDAVTALAQPTPLRVICHLLGIPAADEPVFGAWAAALIRGIDPDFLLTPDDIAARRQAQREMDDYFRRLIARVRTSPGTDLLSQLVEIHLGDDTLSESEILALCAVMLVAGQETTANLIASGILALLRNPDQLAVLRADPDLVPTAVDEMLRHEAPVQFLPRTALRDTELGGRPFRRGEGALVLVGSAHRDPAAFADPDRFLVTRYAAAAGGSAAGAAPVARHFGFGLGIHYCLGAALARLETEITFRLLLERTSGLALIGGPPVYRDQSTIRGLRELPVRLTA